Proteins encoded in a region of the Bactrocera tryoni isolate S06 chromosome 4, CSIRO_BtryS06_freeze2, whole genome shotgun sequence genome:
- the LOC120775613 gene encoding ubiquitin carboxyl-terminal hydrolase Usp2 isoform X2 — protein sequence MPVISPRRSSTSNSGSLYGTSSSGTGSTGTSTASAYSSASSYLNRANSLSKPTTPSSSLWSSSSSGASKYTPNYYSSYLGSNSSSYSPRTASQRNSLSSLYLSGGSSGLGTYRSSSSYLSAGSNDPITSSRYGIRSTALRSIPAAPPSPTASRYRDRDSRLTSSSVLSSSLSNNIDDASKSKDENAEGLCGLRNIGNTCFMNSVIQCLSHTSELTKFLRTHNGIRSTSSKDQQILQEFAKLIREMWTSNVHSVTPMDLKRAFSSKHRMYSDYNQQDAQEFLRFFLDSLHSALNTGVKGEHLKIDDNLSDNKKADLTWEWYTRHENSLIRDLFVGQLKSTLRCTTCGNTSVTFDPFWDLSVSLPSSSRCKLESCLDLFIREEVLDGDEMPTCAKCRQRRRCTKSFTIQRFPKYLVIHLKRFSETRWSKLSNIVEFPTGERELNMGPYGSNPGTSIYYSLYAISNHMGSTAGGHYVALCKHPVSKKWHEFNDNVVSDTLSENNLVSSSAYILFYERA from the exons ATGCCTGTGATTTCGCCACGCAGATCATCGACATCGAACAGTGGCAGTCTATACGGCACCTCGTCGTCCGGAACTGGCAGTACAGGCACTAGTACCGCCAGTGCATATAGTAGTGCATCGTCGTATTTGAACCGTGCGAATAGCTTGTCGAAACCCACAACGCCAAGCAGTTCATTGTGGTCGTCATCGTCGTCAGGAGCATCGAAATATACACCCAACTATTATAGCTCTTATTTGGGTTCGAATTCGTCATCGTATTCGCCACGTACAGCATCGCAACGTAACTCTTTGTCGTCTTTGTACCTGAGCGGCGGCTCCTCTGGATTAGGAACCTATCGCAGTAGTTCATCTTATTTGTCAGCCGGCAGCAATGATCCAATTACATCCAGTAGATATGGA ATCCGCAGCACAGCACTACGGAGTATCCCGGCAGCACCGCCATCGCCGACCGCATCACGTTACCGGGATCGTGATAGCCGTTTAACGTCGTCATCGGTGCTATCCTCATCGCTGTCTAATAACATAGACGATGCCAGCAAATCGAAGGATGAGAACGCAGAAG GTCTATGTGGGCTAAGAAATATCGGAAATACTTGTTTTATGAACTCGGTCATTCAGTGCCTGAGTCACACGAGCGAATTGACAAAATTCTTGCGTACACACAATGGCATACGCTCAACATCGTCGAAGGATCAACAAATCCTACAAG AGTTTGCCAAGTTGATACGCGAGATGTGGACTAGCAATGTACACAGCGTCACGCCGATGGACCTGAAGCGCGCCTTTTCCTCCAAACATCGCATGTATAGTGATTACAACCAACAGGATGCACAAGAGTTTCTGCGCTTCTTCCTCGATTCGCTGCACAGTGCACTAAATACGGGCGTGAAGGGGGAAcacttgaaaatcgacgatAACCTTAG CGACAATAAAAAAGCCGATCTAACGTGGGAATGGTACACACGACACGAGAACTCACTCATACGCGATCTCTTCGTCGGCCAATTGAAGAGCACACTACGTTGTACCACTTGTGGCAATACGAGCGTCACATTCGATCCGTTTTGGGATTTGAGCGTCTCGTTGCCATCGTCATCGCGCTGCAAGCTAGAATCTTGCCTCGATCTATTCATACGCGAAGAGGTGTTGGATGGCGATGAGATGCCGACCTGTGCGAAATGTCGCCAAAGGAGAAGGTGCACGAAAAGCTTCACTATACAACGATTTCCCAAATATTTGGTTATAC atttgaagcgtTTCTCGGAGACTCGTTGGAGCAAGTTGTCGAACATTGTCGAATTTCCGACTGGTGAGCGCGAATTGAATATGGGTCCATACGGTTCGAACCCTGGCACGAGCATATATTATTCGCTGTATGCGATTTCGAATCATATGG GTTCCACAGCTGGTGGTCATTATGTGGCGTTGTGTAAACATCCGGTCTCGAAAAAATGGCATGAATTCAAcgataatgt TGTAAGCGACACGCTCTCCGAAAATAATCTAGTTTCATCCAGTGCCTATATACTGTTCTATGAGCGAGCGTAA
- the LOC120775613 gene encoding ubiquitin carboxyl-terminal hydrolase Usp2 isoform X1 → MIDIKKGRNSFEKFPTLQEKCDNTVILAQRQQQQPTNSSLNNYTSVHKPRTTTTTATVFTTTTKTRPHTTTNPLSVNGKAETKLHNGVGRRAASVGSTRNTKHSDNARSNNNNNNNSKAHSSDDTNPVRAANKPFFLVPQFQDQNFLKEECELAHAQVAPKQQQQQQQVATANGDGGKNSANNTNNNNTKTNQQSSGNHRRNSGDSSKSNNNTSNSNNHSQKTNNNAYAIINSIHASISSRRTATATATTAPATATVAAVTANGVRRSGGGSANASVNINQHHHHHHVSTTAAAVATTSTNGSAANAASVSAKNATTGTTVHKVDIVFNNRAQTQASCGGRFVTSSKSAKPTQPHNTYNVTRPLTGTTTTTGAPTTSSTATFGGGVNAAATATKLSNGQSKLVRPLVHRTISSTAVAAANAAAARDNVNAYSNKLFNSYGSNSNRLSNNNNNNINNNGVNIVCNINNSSNSNNNITSNNTNGGSGANGMQHTLDHDDIKYIDSDDAPTTAAIAAAHASATTVTTPSRGGAQLERKTQLRCEQLCCPHTNCATSTTATLTGAAAGGGGVGVGSASLKTRMRPKSTIICSTSNLVFEKINNYKYANGSAGGGSSAAKFAAEAAAARRNELRHSIDSNSIRASIEKFDSFSEQKRGAQVTLRSHGGGSGSTNNLQHHRHSGSEFDHATGSSSLLRLAQSGGGSLTRAPYRTVSPAPATACKVTATMHAPTLTTGSTGASASSIRSGACSTNSLPTKSLGSVLAATTNTTTVTAVNRHQEATALRATERASPSALLHKDAASTPSSSSSSPLLKQAEMKLPNGDVKKCANAETNGVCDGAAADVETIRSTALRSIPAAPPSPTASRYRDRDSRLTSSSVLSSSLSNNIDDASKSKDENAEGLCGLRNIGNTCFMNSVIQCLSHTSELTKFLRTHNGIRSTSSKDQQILQEFAKLIREMWTSNVHSVTPMDLKRAFSSKHRMYSDYNQQDAQEFLRFFLDSLHSALNTGVKGEHLKIDDNLSDNKKADLTWEWYTRHENSLIRDLFVGQLKSTLRCTTCGNTSVTFDPFWDLSVSLPSSSRCKLESCLDLFIREEVLDGDEMPTCAKCRQRRRCTKSFTIQRFPKYLVIHLKRFSETRWSKLSNIVEFPTGERELNMGPYGSNPGTSIYYSLYAISNHMGSTAGGHYVALCKHPVSKKWHEFNDNVVSDTLSENNLVSSSAYILFYERA, encoded by the exons ATGATAGACATTAAAAAAGGCCgcaatagttttgaaaaatttccaacaTTACAAGAAAAATGTGATAACACCGTCATATTAGCGCAGCGTCAACAACAGCAGCCGACCAATTCCAGCTTGAATAACTATACGAGCGTACACAAGCCaagaacaacaactacaacagcaacCGTGTTTACTACCACAACAAAAACGCGgccacatacaacaacaaatccaTTAAGTGTCAACGGCAAAGCGGAAACAAAATTGCACAACGGCGTTGGTAGGCGTGCTGCATCGGTGGGCAGCACGCGCAACACCAAACACAGCGACAACGCCagaagcaacaataacaacaacaacaacagtaaggCGCACAGCAGCGACGACACGAATCCGGTGCGCGCCGCCAATAAGCCATTCTTTCTCGTACCGCAATTTCAGGATCAAAACTTTCTGAAGGAGGAATGTGAATTGGCGCATGCGCAAGTGGCAccgaaacagcaacaacaacaacaacaagttgccACAGCCAATGGTGACGGTGGTAAGAATAGTGcgaacaacaccaacaacaataacacaaaaactAACCAACAATCGAGTGGCAACCACAGGCGCAACAGCGGAGACTCaagcaaaagcaataacaataccagcaacagcaacaatcacagccaaaaaaccaacaacaacgcgTACGCCATCATTAACAGCATACACGCGAGCATTAGTAGTAGGcgaacagcaacagcaacagcaacaacagcgccagcaacagcaacagtggCGGCGGTAACAGCGAATGGTGTGCGACGCAGCGGCGGCGGTAGCGCCAACGCCAGCGTCAATATCAATCAACATCATCACCATCATCACGTCAGTACAACAGCGGCAGCTGTGGCGACGACGAGTACAAACGGCAGCGCTGCCAACGCCGCCAGCGTCTCGGCGAAGAACGCCACAACCGGTACCACCGTCCACAAAGTCGACATTGTCTTCAATAATCGCGCGCAAACGCAAGCCAGCTGTGGTGGGCGTTTCGTGACGTCGTCAAAAAGTGCGAAACCAACACAGCCACATAATACATACAACGTGACGCGTCCGCTCACCGGCACCACAACAACCACGGGCGCGCCAACAACGAGCAGCACTGCAACGTTTGGCGGCGGTGTCAACGCGGCAGCCACAGCGACTAAGTTGAGCAACGGTCAAAGCAAATTGGTGCGTCCGCTGGTGCATCGCACCATATCATCGACTGCGGTGGCGGCGGCGAATGCGGCCGCTGCGCGCGACAACGTGAACGCCTACTCCAATAAACTATTCAACAGCTACGGCAGCAATAGCAATCGGCttagcaataataacaacaataatattaacAATAACGGTGTGAATATTGTGTGTAATATcaacaatagcagcaatagcaacaacaatatcacgAGCAATAACACCAACGGCGGCAGTGGCGCGAACGGTATGCAACATACGCTCGATCACGACGATATCAAGTACATCGATAGTGATGACGCGCCGACAACGGCAGCGATAGCGGCGGCGCACGCCAGCGCTACTACGGTCACCACACCGTCGCGTGGCGGCGCGCAGTTGGAGCGGAAAACGCAGTTGCGCTGTGAGCAGCTCTGTTGTCCGCATACCAATTGCGCGACGTCTACAACGGCAACGCTGACAGGTGCTGCTGCTGGCGGCGGTGGCGTTGGCGTTGGCAGCGCGTCGCTCAAAACACGCATGCGTCCCAAATCGACGATCATCTGTTCCACCAGCAATCTCGTCTTCGAGAAGATCAACAATTATAAGTATGCCAACGGTAGCGCCGGTGGCGGTAGCAGCGCTGCTAAATTTGCCGCCGAAGCAGCGGCCGCGCGTCGCAACGAACTGCGGCACAGCATTGACTCGAATAGCATAAGAGCGTCCATTGAGAAGTTCGATAGTTTCAGCGAGCAGAAGCGTGGCGCGCAGGTGACGCTACGTTCGCACGGCGGCGGCAGCGGTAGTACAAACAATTTGCAACATCATCGTCATAGTGGCAGTGAATTTGATCACGCCACCGGTAGCAGTAGTCTCTTGCGACTGGCGCAAAGCGGTGGCGGCTCTTTGACGCGTGCACCCTACCGCACAGTGTCGCCCGCACCGGCTACCGCCTGCAAAGTTACTGCCACAATGCATGCACCGACCTTGACGACCGGTTCGACTGGTGCGTCGGCGTCGTCCATACGCAGCGGCGCATGCAGTACAAATAGTTTGCCAACGAAAAGTCTTGGCAGCGTTTTGGCTGCCACAACCAATACAACTACCGTTACCGCCGTCAATCGTCATCAGGAGGCAACAGCTTTGCGTGCTACTGAGCGTGCTTCACCCAGCGCGCTGCTGCATAAAGATGCGGCGTCAACACCGTCATCGTCCTCATCATCGCCACTGCTAAAGCAAGCCGAAATGAAATTGCCGAATGGCGATGTAAAGAAATGCGCGAACGCGGAAACGAACGGCGTTTGTGATGGCGCCGCCGCGGATGTTGAAACT ATCCGCAGCACAGCACTACGGAGTATCCCGGCAGCACCGCCATCGCCGACCGCATCACGTTACCGGGATCGTGATAGCCGTTTAACGTCGTCATCGGTGCTATCCTCATCGCTGTCTAATAACATAGACGATGCCAGCAAATCGAAGGATGAGAACGCAGAAG GTCTATGTGGGCTAAGAAATATCGGAAATACTTGTTTTATGAACTCGGTCATTCAGTGCCTGAGTCACACGAGCGAATTGACAAAATTCTTGCGTACACACAATGGCATACGCTCAACATCGTCGAAGGATCAACAAATCCTACAAG AGTTTGCCAAGTTGATACGCGAGATGTGGACTAGCAATGTACACAGCGTCACGCCGATGGACCTGAAGCGCGCCTTTTCCTCCAAACATCGCATGTATAGTGATTACAACCAACAGGATGCACAAGAGTTTCTGCGCTTCTTCCTCGATTCGCTGCACAGTGCACTAAATACGGGCGTGAAGGGGGAAcacttgaaaatcgacgatAACCTTAG CGACAATAAAAAAGCCGATCTAACGTGGGAATGGTACACACGACACGAGAACTCACTCATACGCGATCTCTTCGTCGGCCAATTGAAGAGCACACTACGTTGTACCACTTGTGGCAATACGAGCGTCACATTCGATCCGTTTTGGGATTTGAGCGTCTCGTTGCCATCGTCATCGCGCTGCAAGCTAGAATCTTGCCTCGATCTATTCATACGCGAAGAGGTGTTGGATGGCGATGAGATGCCGACCTGTGCGAAATGTCGCCAAAGGAGAAGGTGCACGAAAAGCTTCACTATACAACGATTTCCCAAATATTTGGTTATAC atttgaagcgtTTCTCGGAGACTCGTTGGAGCAAGTTGTCGAACATTGTCGAATTTCCGACTGGTGAGCGCGAATTGAATATGGGTCCATACGGTTCGAACCCTGGCACGAGCATATATTATTCGCTGTATGCGATTTCGAATCATATGG GTTCCACAGCTGGTGGTCATTATGTGGCGTTGTGTAAACATCCGGTCTCGAAAAAATGGCATGAATTCAAcgataatgt TGTAAGCGACACGCTCTCCGAAAATAATCTAGTTTCATCCAGTGCCTATATACTGTTCTATGAGCGAGCGTAA
- the LOC120774515 gene encoding esterase FE4-like — MALKYSVFAIIFLLALSELYVLIAARTSEKLKVRLPHGGVLVGRHWTSHKGRHVRAFMGVPYALPPVGDLRFKPPVPYGSWSGERLAIRDSEVCIHRDPFTRQTQIVGSEDCLYLNVYTPEKPRTSKPLPVMVNIHGGGFISGSGVSSYYAPDFLLDHDVILVSGNYRLGTLGFLSTETLDCPGNFGLKDQSLILRWIQQNIAAFGGDPNSVTIFGNSAGGASVTYQLVSSLSEGLFHKAIVQSGSYYNPWAQPEHKGTPAKRARKVAELVGCNPEENWQNILRCLRTKEASDVVATLYEFFEWDFDPMMPFQPVVEPPHEGAFLTVLPRDGGMPHGFSLPLIIGATSEEGLLRSVPLLTIPGLLADFKNQFQKILPISLQYDHHRPEVRDEITQQIEQFYLKEGHNYDKHNHHNFTDLYSDGWFIAGIDEYIKQRVEAQNSKQLPPFYVYLFEHRSPASFSELFGGDPEDFFGVCHAEELQYLFPLGLSLFVSSSPTENDIELREAILKMWVNFASEGNPTPAGSNLTPWAPVTGYPVNYARLGHKTPDEFTVLQMERDIYGDRTNFWRQLQAHIPAEQREKKLRDEL, encoded by the exons atggcttTGAAATATTCAgtatttgctataatttttctgCTCGCTTTGAGTGAATTATACGTATTGATCGCGGCGCGTACATCGGAGAAGTTAAAAGTCCGTTTACCGCATGGCGGTGTGCTGGTGGGACGCCATTGGACCTCACATAAAGGGCGACATGTACGCGCCTTTATGGGTGTGCCGTATGCGCTGCCGCCTGTGGGCGATTTGAGGTTTAAA CCACCAGTACCGTATGGCTCTTGGTCGGGCGAGCGTCTCGCGATAAGAGATTCAGAAGTATGCATACATCGCGATCCATTCACACGCCAAACACAAATCGTCGGCAGTGAAGACTGTCTTTATCTGAATGTCTACACGCCAGAG AAACCACGAACATCGAAACCTTTACCGGTTATGGTTAATATTCATGGTGGTGGTTTTATTAGTGGCTCTGGCGTGAGTAGCTACTATGCGCCCGATTTTTTACTAGATCACGATGTTATATTGGTTTCCGGCAACTACCGCTTGGGTACACTCGGCTTCCTAAGCACTGAGACTTTAGATTGCCCCGGCAATTTCGGTTTAAAAGATCAGTCGCTCATTTTACGTTGGATACAGCAAAATATTGCCGCATTCGGTGGCGATCCGAACAGTGTTACGATTTTCGGCAATAGTGCAGGTGGCGCTAGTGTTACGTATCAATTGGTATCGAGCTTATCGGAAG GACTCTTCCATAAAGCCATAGTACAGTCCGGTTCATACTACAATCCCTGGGCACAACCAGAGCATAAAGGCACACCCGCAAAGCGTGCACGGAAGGTCGCAGAATTAGTTGGGTGTAATCCTGAGGAAAATTGGCAAAACATATTGCGCTGCTTACGCACTAAAGAAGCCAGCGATGTCGTTGCTACGCTCTACGAGTTCTTC GAATGGGACTTTGATCCCATGATGCCATTCCAACCTGTTGTTGAGCCTCCACATGAGGGTGCCTTCCTTACCGTCTTACCACGTGATGGTGGCATGCCACACGGCTTCTCCTTACCACTTATAATTGGTGCTACCTCGGAGGAAGGTCTACTGAGAAGTGTGCCCTTACTTACCATACCTGGGCTTTTGGCTGATTTCAAAAACCAATTTCAAAAGATTCTACCAATTTCTCTGCAATACGACCATCACAGACCGGAAGTGCGAGATGAGATTACACAGCAAATAGAACAGTTCTACCTCAAAGAGGGACATAACTATGACAAACACAATCATCACAATTTCACGGAC CTTTACTCTGATGGCTGGTTTATTGCTGGTATCGATGAGTACATCAAGCAGCGCGTTGAAGCTCAAAACTCAAAACAGTTACCGCCCTTTTACGTATATCTCTTTGAGCATCGTAGTCCAGCCAGTTTCTCCGAACTTTTCGGTGGAGATCCtgaagatttcttcg GCGTCTGTCATGCCGAGGAATTGCAATACCTCTTTCCCTTGGGTCTTAGTCTCTTCGTAAGCTCATCCCCCACCGAGAACGATATTGAATTACGCGAGGCCATACTGAAAATGTGGGTGAACTTCGCTAGTGAGGG TAATCCAACGCCTGCAGGCTCGAACTTAACACCCTGGGCACCCGTCACGGGCTATCCCGTTAATTATGCACGTTTGGGTCACAAGACACCCGATGAATTTACGGTGCTACAAATGGAACGTGATATCTATGGTGATCGTACAAATTTCTGGCGACAACTCCAAGCTCATATTCCAGCGGAACAACGGGAGAAGAAATTACGAGATGAATTGTAA
- the LOC120776147 gene encoding esterase FE4-like produces MALKFSVFAVIFLLALSELYVLIAARTSEKLKVRLPHGGVLVGRHWISHKGRHVRAFMGVPYALPPLGDLRFKPPVPYGSWSGERLAIRDSEVCIHRDPFTRQTQVVGSEDCLYLNVYTPEKPRTSKPLPVMVNIHGGGFISGSGVSSYYAPDFLLDHDVILVSGNYRLGTLGFLSTETLDCPGNFGLKDQSLILRWIQQNIAAFGGDPNSVTIFGTSAGGASVTYHLVSSLSKGLFHKAIAHSGAYYNPWAQPEHKGTPAKRARKVAELVGCNPEENWQYILRCLRTKEASDVVATLYDFFEWDFDPMMPFHPVVEPPHEGAFLTVLPRDGGMPHGFSLPLIIGITSEEGLIRTVPLLTVPGLLTDYKNQFQKILPISLHYDHHKPEVRDEITHQIEQFYFKEGHNYDKENHQNFTDLYSDGWFVAGIDEYIKQRVEAQKSKQLPPFYVYLLEHRGSASYSELFGGDPDDFFGVSHAEELQYLFPVGLSLFVSSSPTENDIELREAILKMWVNFASEGNPTPAGSNLTPWAPVTGYPVNYARLGHKKPDEFTVLQMERDIYGDRTNFWRQLQAHIPAEQREKKLRDEL; encoded by the exons atggctTTGAAATTTTCAGTGTTTGCTGTAATTTTTCTGCTCGCTTTGAGTGAGTTATACGTATTGATCGCGGCGCGTACATCGGAGAAGTTAAAAGTCCGTTTGCCACATGGCGGTGTGCTAGTGGGACGCCATTGGATCTCACATAAAGGGCGACATGTACGCGCCTTTATGGGTGTGCCGTATGCGCTGCCGCCTTTGGGCGATTTGAGGTTTAAA CCACCAGTACCGTATGGCTCTTGGTCGGGCGAGCGGCTAGCGATAAGAGATTCAGAAGTATGCATACATCGCGATCCATTCACACGCCAAACACAAGTCGTCGGCAGTGAAGACTGCCTTTATCTGAATGTCTACACGCCAGAG AAACCACGAACATCGAAACCTTTACCGGTTATGGTTAATATTCATGGTGGTGGTTTTATTAGCGGCTCTGGCGTGAGTAGCTACTATGCGCCCGATTTTTTACTAGATCACGATGTTATATTGGTTTCCGGCAACTACCGCTTGGGCACGCTCGGCTTCCTAAGCACTGAGACTTTAGATTGCCCCGGCAATTTCGGTTTAAAAGATCAGTCGCTCATTTTACGTTGGATACAGCAAAATATTGCCGCATTCGGTGGCGATCCGAATAGTGTTACGATTTTCGGTACTAGTGCGGGTGGCGCTAGCGTTACGTATCATTTGGTATCGAGCTTATCGAAAG GACTCTTCCATAAAGCCATAGCACATTCTGGTGCGTACTACAATCCCTGGGCGCAGCCAGAGCATAAAGGTACACCCGCAAAGCGTGCACGGAAGGTCGCAGAATTAGTTGGTTGTAATCCTGAGGAAAATTGGCAATATATATTGCGCTGCTTACGCACTAAAGAAGCCAGCGATGTCGTTGCTACGCTCTACGATTTCTTC GAATGGGACTTTGATCCCATGATGCCATTCCATCCTGTTGTTGAGCCTCCACATGAAGGTGCCTTCCTTACCGTCTTACCACGTGATGGTGGCATGCCACACGGTTTCTCCTTACCACTTATAATTGGTATTACCTCGGAGGAAGGTCTAATCAGAACTGTGCCCTTACTTACCGTACCTGGGCTTTTGACTGATTACAAAAACCAGTTTCAAAAGATTCTACCAATTTCTCTGCACTACGACCATCACAAACCGGAAGTGCGAGATGAGATTACACATCAAATAGAACAGTTCTACTTCAAAGAAGGACATAACTATGACAAAGAGAATCATCAAAATTTCACGGAC CTTTACTCTGATGGCTGGTTTGTTGCTGGTATCGATGAGTACATCAAACAGCGCGTTGAAGCTCAAAAATCAAAACAGTTACCGCCCTTTTACGTATATCTCCTTGAGCATCGCGGTTCAGCCAGTTACTCCGAACTTTTTGGTGGAGACCCTGatgatttcttcg GCGTTAGTCATGCCGAGGAACTGCAATATCTCTTTCCCGTAGGTCTTAGTCTCTTCGTAAGCTCATCCCCCACTGAGAACGATATTGAACTACGCGAGGCCATACTGAAAATGTGGGTGAACTTCGCTAGTGAGGG TAATCCAACGCCTGCAGGCTCGAACTTAACACCCTGGGCACCCGTCACGGGCTATCCCGTTAATTATGCACGTTTGGGTCACAAGAAACCCGATGAATTTACGGTGCTACAAATGGAGCGTGATATCTATGGCGATCGTACAAATTTCTGGCGACAACTCCAAGCTCATATTCCGGCGGAACAACGGGAGAAGAAATTACGAGATGAATTGTAA